From the genome of Nicotiana tabacum cultivar K326 chromosome 17, ASM71507v2, whole genome shotgun sequence:
GACACAAGCTTGTCACATCTTCAGCGGTTTGGACGGGCCTCGGTCATAGAGCTGAGAAATCTCTTCCGTCTAGCAGCTCCGGCAATCATTGTTTACTTGCTTAACAATACCACTTCCATGTCTACTCAGATCTTCTGTGGCCATCTTGGCAATCTTGAACTTGCTGCTGCTTCCCTTGGTAATAGTGGCATTCAACTTTTGGCCTATGGCGTCATGGTAATTTTGTTAATTCACCTCACAAAGATTAATGATCTCTATACTGCTCTTTTACTTTGTATACTTACAATGAACAATATTGGAACAGCTAGGAATGGGAAGTGCAGTTGAAACTTTATGTGGGCAAGCATATGGAGCTCACAAGTATGAAATGCTTGGGATATATCTCCAAAGATCAACCATTCTTCTTATGCTTACTGGAATACCACTTACAGTGGCCTACTTATTCTCTAAGCCAATCTTGATTTTACTAGGACAATCCAAGACATTAGCATCTGCAGCAGCACTATTTGTCTATGGTCTAATTCCCCAAATTTTTGCTTATGCTGCCAATTTTCCAATCCAAAAATTCTTGCAAGCTCAAAGCATTGTCAATCCTAGTGCATATATAGCAGCTGTGACATTAGTTTTTCACCTTTTCTTAACATGGCTTGTGCTTTATGTATTTGATTGGGGATTGTTTGGAGGAGCTTTGGTTTTGAGTATTTCATGGTGGATAGTTGTGATTGCgcaatttgtatatattttgtggaCTGATCGATGTAAGAAAACATGGAATGGATTTAGCCTGCAAGCATTTTTTGGAATGTGGGATTTCTTCAAATTGTCTCTTGCTTCAGCCGTGATGTTGTGTCTGGAGACTTGgtactttcaaattttaattttaattgctGGTTTGCTTCCAAATCCTGAGGTAGCATTGGACTCTCTAGCTGTTTGGTAAAACCGTCTACTTCCAAATTCAATATTTGTGctcatatttttattttgttttcttatactttctttctttctttaatgGTATATTTTTTATGCAGTACGACAATTCTAGGGTGGGTATTCATGATATCTCTTGGCTTCAATGCAGCAGCAAGGTTAGTCACCGTTTGATCAATTATCTTAAAAAAGATATATCATGCCCATTTTTTGGGTTAATTATCTCCTGTATATAACACTTTCCAAAAAAGTGCTAGTAATACTTTGTATAATACTAATTTTATACAAATCACACATTTTATGCATCAGTACTTAATTGATTTGATTTCGAATTTTTTCAACttcttatataaaataaaaataaattatcctAAATACTTGGTCTGATTATAGCATATACCTAaatttatctatatctatattatattaaaagtgaaaagcccttaaatcaaaaattaaattacgaaaatacccttttaaataatgtaaatactttacatatataAAATGACACAAAATACTAAATTTACTTGAAAAGATATGATCTTTCATATTAGTATCTAATGTTCAAACTGATTTCTAACTAACAGGTgcctatttttccttcttttatttccaATCGTATCGCCTTTTCAAAAAAGAATATAAAACGTAAGGTTGATTTTCAAAAGTAGAACATAGTATATCTTCAAAAGCCTTACAAGCACCATTTTATTCATACTCAAAACATCCAACGTCTCTCTGCCaatataaaacataaagtaaCAATCATTATTCCCAAATGTTTTTCTCTGATGTATTTAATCATTAGAGTTTCACCGTCAgctattcttctttcttttcctttgcgaGACTAATTCTGTAAGTTCTAGTATAATTCTTTAGTTTATGTACAAcgttattttattaaatatatatatatatatatatatatatatatatatatatataaaataaaaaaacatgcTCAAGTTCCATAGATATTAAACAACCTATAAAAGAGTGTTTATAGGATAAACTTGGATAATGAACTAATACTTCTAATgtcaaaagaaaagagaggagacTCAGTCAAATATAAtctgaaaataaaatattaataaataagatatttctaATAAATTATTTGTTAATTAACCTAACAAAGTTTtccattaaatattaaattttcaaCCTAATCAGTTTTATTTCATACAATTATTTTTATGAATATATTAGCAATATGAGCTTATGTTTCGCTTATTCAATCACTTTGTCACATTCATGGATTATGTTATttggcttaaattaattatttgtttgCGAAGTTTGTTATTTTTCGGGACAAACTTCCAAAGCATAGTGTCTTTTGGCTTGAGCTTCGATTTTGGAATTGTTATCTTTTTCTTAGAGATTTAAGATTTCATCCAATATAAATTTGTCTTGTGATCTTCCAACAGAGTACTTGGATTattcggtcgcataattggtaatatttctacaatttataaattgaaaatttttcaATATAAATGactaacataataataattttttcgttcaagaagtaaaaatatttaacattatTTTTAATTTCAAACAAGAATGGTAATTATAATAGATTTATTATTCATACAAACTTATATTTTATTCGTTCATCTAtagttatttatttaaaattttgtttctatAATATGGTACTATTTACACTGtcaaaattaatataatttaacaaACACGTGCGATGCACGTGTCGAgaaactaatttcttaaaaacagACATAACATTGATTCGATTAGCCCGATTTCATCAGTTCAGTCGATTTTGAAAGTTCTTTTAACACCCCTACAGGCTATAACCTGTTAATTACAAGAGTAGATGCTTTTCTGTTTACCTTTTCTATTTTATCTGAGAATTTATTAAttagaaaacagaaaataaaaataactctGGGCGTGATTATTAAAACAGCTCTTAATTTTAGAAGATAAGGTGAAATCGAGAGAATACGAATTCATTGGATACTTTAATTCCATAGAAAAATCTCCTACATATAATATGAGACAGAACATATTTAAGGACACCAATAGACCACGACCACACGTGTATCTTGAAAGGAATAAGACCAAGAAAGTGATAGCAAGACCAATAATTCGAAATCGGCCAAAAT
Proteins encoded in this window:
- the LOC107781496 gene encoding protein DETOXIFICATION 40 isoform X3, coding for MGQSFQDKGPNEPLLESEPPTLAAEQISPELEEILSDTSLSHLQRFGRASVIELRNLFRLAAPAIIVYLLNNTTSMSTQIFCGHLGNLELAAASLGNSGIQLLAYGVMLGMGSAVETLCGQAYGAHKYEMLGIYLQRSTILLMLTGIPLTVAYLFSKPILILLGQSKTLASAAALFVYGLIPQIFAYAANFPIQKFLQAQSIVNPSAYIAAVTLVFHLFLTWLVLYVFDWGLFGGALVLSISWWIVVIAQFVYILWTDRCKKTWNGFSLQAFFGMWDFFKLSLASAVMLCLETWYFQILILIAGLLPNPEVALDSLAVCTTILGWVFMISLGFNAAASVRVSNELGAGHPKSAAFSVVVVTLSSFVISVIFAILVLLLRHVMSYAFTSGETIAEAASDLAPLLALSLILNGIQPVLSGVGHERKQRELRKMAATVAHRW
- the LOC107781496 gene encoding protein DETOXIFICATION 40 isoform X1, which gives rise to MGQSFQDKGPNEPLLESEPPTLAAEQISPELEEILSDTSLSHLQRFGRASVIELRNLFRLAAPAIIVYLLNNTTSMSTQIFCGHLGNLELAAASLGNSGIQLLAYGVMLGMGSAVETLCGQAYGAHKYEMLGIYLQRSTILLMLTGIPLTVAYLFSKPILILLGQSKTLASAAALFVYGLIPQIFAYAANFPIQKFLQAQSIVNPSAYIAAVTLVFHLFLTWLVLYVFDWGLFGGALVLSISWWIVVIAQFVYILWTDRCKKTWNGFSLQAFFGMWDFFKLSLASAVMLCLETWYFQILILIAGLLPNPEVALDSLAVCTTILGWVFMISLGFNAAASVRVSNELGAGHPKSAAFSVVVVTLSSFVISVIFAILVLLLRHVMSYAFTSGETIAEAASDLAPLLALSLILNGIQPVLSGVAVGCGWQTFVAYVNVGCYYVVGIPLGIVLGFNFKLEAKGIWLGLLGGTAMQTIILLWVTFRTNWEQEVEKAKSRLNMWQDQSKKPLLND
- the LOC107781496 gene encoding protein DETOXIFICATION 40 isoform X2, which gives rise to MGQSFQDKGPNEPLLESEPPTLAAEQISPELEEILSDTSLSHLQRFGRASVIELRNLFRLAAPAIIVYLLNNTTSMSTQIFCGHLGNLELAAASLGNSGIQLLAYGVMLGMGSAVETLCGQAYGAHKYEMLGIYLQRSTILLMLTGIPLTVAYLFSKPILILLGQSKTLASAAALFVYGLIPQIFAYAANFPIQKFLQAQSIVNPSAYIAAVTLVFHLFLTWLVLYVFDWGLFGGALVLSISWWIVVIAQFVYILWTDRCKKTWNGFSLQAFFGMWDFFKLSLASAVMLCLETWYFQILILIAGLLPNPEVALDSLAVCTTILGWVFMISLGFNAAASVRVSNELGAGHPKSAAFSVVVVTLSSFVISVIFAILVLLLRHVMSYAFTSGETIAEAASDLAPLLALSLILNGIQPVLSGGGHERKQRELRKMAATVAHRW
- the LOC107781496 gene encoding protein DETOXIFICATION 40 isoform X4, which translates into the protein MGQSFQDKGPNEPLLESEPPTLAAEQISPELEEILSDTSLSHLQRFGRASVIELRNLFRLAAPAIIVYLLNNTTSMSTQIFCGHLGNLELAAASLGNSGIQLLAYGVMLGMGSAVETLCGQAYGAHKYEMLGIYLQRSTILLMLTGIPLTVAYLFSKPILILLGQSKTLASAAALFVYGLIPQIFAYAANFPIQKFLQAQSIVNPSAYIAAVTLVFHLFLTWLVLYVFDWGLFGGALVLSISWWIVVIAQFVYILWTDRCKKTWNGFSLQAFFGMWDFFKLSLASAVMLCLETWYFQILILIAGLLPNPEVALDSLAVCTTILGWVFMISLGFNAAASVRVSNELGAGHPKSAAFSVVVVTLSSFVISVIFAILVLLLRHVMSYAFTSGETIAEAASDLAPLLALSLILNGIQPVLSVLFMLVSMT